The Amycolatopsis japonica nucleotide sequence TCGATCGGCCGGTCGCCCATGGCGTGCCGCATCGCCTGCAGCTTCCACATCGAGACCAGCGCGTTGGCCTTCGCCGTCGCCGGTGGGACGTTGCCGCCCGACCAGTCGGAGTTGCACCGGTTCAATTCCGCGTAGGTGAAGTTGATCGGCGTGCAGTCGTCGTCCTGCAACGCGTAGAGCTTCGAGAACGTGGCCGGACCCGCGATGCCGTCCGCCGCCAGCCCGTAGGCCTGCTGGAAGCGGGTGACCGCGGCCTTGGTCCCCGCGCCGAACTGGCCGTCGAGGGCGAGCACGCCGCCGTAGCCGGGGTACCCGGCCACGCGGATCTGCAGCTGCCGGACGTCCTCACCGGACGCGCCTTCCGACAACGTGCGTCCCCAGGAGTAGCAGGCGTCGGCGACGGACACTTTGCCCGCTGCCACCGGACCTGGATCGGCGGCGGCCGGGGTGGCCACCGCGGTACCGAGCCCGGCCACGAGGGCGAGCATCGGCAGGAGGAAACGAATGCGCATGACAGGAACACCTTTCAAAGCAGGGAAGGTGAGACCCGTGACCCCCACGGGTTGTCAACGATTCACTGCCGAGGATGCTAACGCGGTTCCGGTTACCGCGCTGTGGGTCGTTCGACCCACAGGCCCGAACCCGGAACTCGCGTGATCGGAGCCGTGACTCGCGTGATCGGAGGCGGAACGCCCAGGATCACGCGAGTTCCGCCTTCAATCACGCGAGTTCCGTGTCCAATCACGCGAGTTCGGAGTTCGGGACCGGGCTGTCAGCCCTTCAGCTGGGGGAAGTCCTCTTCGCGGAACTCCCCCGCCGGGCGGCCGTCGGCTTCGTTTTCGCGTCCGCGCAGTTCGACGCGGCGGATCTTGCCGGAGATCGTCTTCGGCAGTTCGGTGAACTCCAGCCGCCGGATTCGCTTGTACGGGGCCAAATGTTCCCGGCAGAAGGCCAGGATGGACACCGCGGTGTCGGCCGTGGGCGCGTGCCCGTTCGCCAGGACGACGTAGGCCTTCGGCACCGCGAGCCGGATCGGGTCCGGCGCCGGGACGACCGCCGCTTCGGCGACCGCCTCGTGTTCCAGCAGGACACTTTCCAGTTCGAACGGCGAGATCCGGTAGTCCGACGCCTTGAAGACGTCGTCCGTCCGGCCCACGTAGGTGATGTAGCCGCGTTCGTCGATCGAACCGACGTCGCCGGTGTGGTAGAAGCCGTTCGCGAACGCCGCGGCGGAGCGTTCCTCGTCGTCGGCGTATCCGGCCATCAGTCCGACCGGCCGCTTGGCGAGGTCGAGGCAGATCTCGCCCTCCTGCGCGCGCTCCCCCGTCACAGGGTCCACGAGCGCCACGGTGAACCCGGGCAGCGGGCGGCCCATCGACCCCGGCACCACGTCCTGTCCGGGCGTGTTGGCGATCTGGACGCTGCTCTCCGTCTGCCCGAAACCGTCGCGAATCGTGACGCCCCAAGCCTTTTCGACCTGGTCGATCACTTCGGGGTTGAGCGGTTCGCCCGCGCCGACCACCTTGCTCGGCGGCGTCTTCAGCACGGTCAGATCCGCCTGGATCAGCATCCGCCACACCGTCGGCGGGGCGCAGAAACTGGTGATACCGCACCGTTCCATCTGCGCCATCAGCGAGACCGCGTCGAACCGCGCGTAGTTGTAGAGGAACACCGTCGCCTCGGCGTTCCACGGCGCGAAGACGTTGCTCCACGCGTGTTTCGCCCAGCCGGGCGAGGAGATGTTGAGGTGGACGTCGCCCGGTTCCAGGCCGATCCAGTACATTGTGGACAGATGGCCGACCGGGTACGAGACCTGCGTGTGCTGCACCAGTTTCGGCTTCGCGGTGGTCCCCGAGGTGAAGTACAGCAGCAGCGGGTCTTCCGCCGCCGTCGGTCCGTCGGGCGTGAAGGTGTCCGCTTCCTCGTAGGCGTCCACGAAGGACCGCCAGCCCTCGACCGGTTCACCGACGGCGATGCGCGTGTAGTCGCCCTCGACGTTCTCGAACTTGTGCGCGTCGACGGACCGGATCACGACGTGTTTCGCCGCGCCCCGCTCGACCCGGTCGGTGAGGTCCGCCGGGCCGAGCAGGGTCGAGGCCGGGATGATGACGGCGCCCAGTTTGATCGCGGCGAGGATCGTCTGCCACAGCTCGCCCTGGTTGCCCAGCATCAGGATCAGCCGGTCGCCACTCGCCACGCCGAGCGAGCGGAGCCAGTTCGCGACCTGATTGGACCTCCGCGCCATCTCCGGATAGGTCCAGCGGTTCTCGATGCCGTCCTCTTCGACGATCCACAACGCGTACCGGTCCTGATTGGCCGGATCGGCCGCGACGACGTCGAACCAGTCGAGCGCCCAGTTGAACTCGGCGGGCCGGGGCCAGGTGAAGTCCCGATAGGCGGTTTCGTAGTCCTCGCGATGGGCCTGCAGATAGTCCCGTGCCTCGCGGAACGTGCGGTATGCCTCCGAAGCGCTCACGATCGTCCTCCTGGTCCGCTGGTTGGGCCGCCGGTTCTTTCTACTCTCCCTTGAACTCGGGCGCGCGGCGCTCGAGGAAGGCCTGCACGGCCTCGCCCAGGTCCTTGCTGGGCAGGAAGGCCGCGTTCCAGGCCGAGACGTAACGCAGGCCGTCCGCGACCTGACGTTCGGTGTTGGCCGAGAGGACGTTCTTGGTGCCCTGTACGACCAGCGGCGGGTTCGTGGCGATCTCCGCCGCCAGCTTGCGCGCCTCGGCCAGCAGGGTGTCCTGATCCGCGTGGACGTCGTTGACGAGGCCGATCTTCTCCGCGCGGGCGGCGTCGATGTCCTTACCGGTCAGGGCCAGTTCGCGCAGGTGTCCCTCGCCGATGATCGGCGCGAGCCGCTGGAGGCTGCCGAGGTCGGCCACGATCGCGACCTTGACCTCGCGCACGCTGAACTTCGCGTCGGCGCTCGCCAGCCGGATGTCCGCGGCCGCGATCACGTCGACACCGCCACCGATGCACCAGCCGGAAATGGCCGCGATGACCGGTTTGCGGCATTCCGCGACCGAGGACACGCTCGCCTGGAGGGTGCGGACCTCGTCGAGGAACTTGGTGCGCGGGCCCGCGAGCGCGTCGCCGCCGAGCATTTCGCCCCAGCTGGGCATCATGGCGGGCAGGTCGAGCCCGTAGGAGAAGTGCTTGCCGCTCCCGGTCAGCACGACCGCCCTGACCTGGGGGTCCGCGTCGAGCGCGCGGAAGACGATCGGCAGCTCGCGCCAGAAATCGGGGCCCATCGCGTTGCCCTTGGACGGACCGAGCAGCGTCACTTCGGCGACGTGCCCGTCGATCTCCACCTTGAGCGAAACGAGATCGGGAAGACTGTCAGCTGTAGCGGTCATGGGGTCATCTTGACTCATGTGATTGACAGGCTGCCAACGGCCACTGTGCCCGGCCGCGCCTGAGATGCTTTCCTGGTACCAGCGAGTACTACCGGTGAGTACCGACGATCGACGAAGGACGGTGGGATATGAGCCCGGCCAGCAGCGCCACCGCGGTCGCCGACCTGCCCGCGCCGACGCCCGGACGGCGACGGGAACGATCCTCCCGGCCGATCGAGTTGTCGGGATCCTTCACCCATGAGGGTCACCGGCTCGCCTACACCGAGTTCGGCTCCGGCGACCGGGTGGTCGTGCTCACCCACGGCATCATGCTGACGAGGCGGATGCACGCCCCGCTCGCCCGCAGGCTGGCCCGTGCCGGATTCCGGGCGGTGACCCTCGACCTGCTCGGGCACGGCGATTCGGACCGGCCCACCGACTCCTGGCTGTACTCGATGCCCGCGTTCGCCGAGCAGACCGTCGCGCTGCTCGACCACCTGGAGATCGACGCCGCCGTCATCGGCGGGACGTCGCTGGGCGCCAACGTCGCGCTCGAAGTCGGCGTCGCCGCGCCGGAACGCGCGCTCGGCCTGGTCGTCGAGATGCCCGTGCTGGACAACGCGATCGTCGCCGGGCTGATCACGTTCGCGCCGCTGCTCATGGCCGCCCGGTTCCTGCCGGTGACCGTGCAGGGGGTGGCACTGGCGGCGAAACTCGTGCCGCACGGCAACCAGTGGGTCGACGTCGTCACCGACACGCTGTCCCAGCAGCCCGCGCCGATGGCCGCGCTCCTGCACGGCGTGCTCTTCGGCCGGATCGCGCCGCCCAAGTCGGTCCGGTGCAAGATCGAGACGCCGGCGCTGGTCATCGGGCACGAGCGCGACCCGATCCACCCCTTCGGCGACGCGGACACCCTGGCCGCGGACATGCCGGCGGCCGAGTTCGTCCAGGCCCGCAGCCCGGTCGAGCTGCGGTTCGATCCGACCCGCCTGACCGACACCATCGCCGACTTCTCCGCGCGCTGTCATGACCGTTGAGCCGGCCCCGACCCGGGACGTGGGCGCGGAAGAGCTGCGGACCGGGCGTCTGCGCCTGAGCCGTCCGGGCCCCGGCGACCTCGACGCGATCTTCGCCCTTCACACCGATCCCGAGGCCTGCGCGCACAACCCGTCGGATCTGCTGGAGACACGCAAAGACGCGGAGCTGCTGTTGCTCCGCTGGTCGCACCAGTGGGACCGGTACGGCTTCGGCTACTGGACGATCCGGCCCCACGACTCGGCCGAGACGCTGGGGTTCTGCGGGGTGAAGGTCGTCGGTTTCCGGCGCCGCCCGGTCCTGAACCTCTTCTACCGGCTGTTCCCCGCTTCCTGGGGTTCCGGGTACGCCGGTGAGGCCGCCACCGCGGCGGTGGACTGGGCCCGCGTCCACCGGCCGGACGACCTCGTGATCGCCCGCGTCCGGCCGGAGAACGTCGCGTCGCAGCGGGTGGCGCTCCGGGCCGGGCTGGTCCGCGCGGAGCACCTCGACACACCCGGCGACGACGGGGCCGACTGGTTCTACGTCTCGGACACCAGCCGCTACGAGGGCTGAGCCAGCCCCGCCACCGGGCCGAAGACGATCACCGCGGGCGGCCGCACCCCGGCCGCCGCCGCGTCCTCGACCACCTTGTCCAAAGTGGAGCGGAGCACCCGCTGCGTGCGCATGGTGCCGTCCTCGACGATCGCCACCGGCGTGTCACCCGGCCGACCGGCCTGGAGCGCCTTGGCGAACAACGGAAGCCGCTCGACACCCATCATCAGCACGATCGTGCCGCGCATCTTCGCCAGCTGATCCCAATCCACCAGCGACTTCTCGTCGTCCGGCGCGACGTGGCCGGACACCACGACGACCTCGTGCGCGACGCCGCGGTGGGTCACCGGGACGTCCGCCGCGGCGGGGACGGAGAACGCGCTCGTGATACCGGGGACCATGGTCACCGGGATACCCGCTTCGGCGCAGGCGAGGACTTCTTCGAAGCCGCGGCCGAACAGGTACGGGTCGCCGCCCTTGAGCCGCACGACGAACTTCCCCGCCTTGGCCCGCTCGATCAGGGTGGAGTTGATCACGTCCTGGCTCGCGGCGCGGCCGTACGGGATCTTCGCGGCGTCGACGATCTCGACGTGGGGCGCGAGCTCGTCGAGCAGTTCGCGCGGGGCCAGCCGGTCGGCGACGACGACGTCGGCCCTGGCGAGGAGACGGCGGCCGCGGACGGTGATCAGTTCCGGGTCTCCGGGGCCGCCACCCACGAGGGCGACGCCGGGGAGGTCGTCGTGGGCGTCCGGCACCCGGCCGTCGGCGACGGTACCGGCCCGGAGGCCGTCGAGGACGCTGTCCCGGACGGTGGCCGACCGCAGCGGCTCACCGCCGGAGAGCACGCCGACCAGGAGCCCGCCGTGCCTGCCGGAAGCCGGGGTGACCGCGCTGCCGAGGTCCCCGTCGTCGGCGCGGACGCAGAACACCCGCGCGCGTTCGGCCTCGGCACAGACGGCGGCGTTGACGTCGGGATCGTTCGTGCACGCCAGCGCGTACCAGGCGTCGGTGAGGTCGCCCTCGGTGTAGCGGCGTTCGTGCCAGACGATCTCGCCGGCGTCGGCCATGGCGCTCACCGACGGCGTGGTGTGCGGCGAGACCAGTTCGACCCGCGCGCCGGCGCTGATCAACCGTGGCAGGCGGCGCTGGGCGACCGTCCCGCCACCGATCATCACGACACGACGGCCGGCCAGGTCGAGGCCGGAGAGGTAATGCGGGTCATCCATGCGGGGCAGTGTAAGGATTCAGCGCCCCGGACCGCGATCCGAGTGAGAACCGCCTCAGCGCTCGAGCAGAGCCAGCAGCTCGGTGTTGCCGAACATCCGGGCCGCGTCGATCGCCGACGGCTCCCCCGCCGTCGCGTCCGCGCCGCCCTTGAGGAGCGCTTTCACGACCTCGGGCTCGTTCTTGAAGACCGCGCCGGCGAGCGGGCTCTGGCCGCGGTCGTTCTCCCGGTTCGGATCGGCGCCGCGCTCGATCAGCGCCGCGACGGTCTCCGCGTGACCGTGGTAGGCGGCGAGCATGACCAGCGTGTCGCCCCGGTCGTTGGTCAGGTTCGCCGAGACCCCCGCGTCGACGTACGCGGCGAGCTCGGCCGTCGCGCCCGAGCGGGCGAAGCCGAACACCTTGGCCCACAACTCCAGCAGTTCGGGATCGAATTCCTCGGCCTGTCCGGGGTTCTCCGTCATTGGGCCGATTCTTCCACAGCGACGCGGTCCGGGCGGCGCGTCGCACCGCCCGGACCGGCGGCGTCAGCGCCCCGCGTTGGGGTAGGGCAGCAACGCCATCTCGCGGGCGTTCTTGATCGCCGTGGCGACCTGTTTCTGCTGCTGGGGCGTCAGCCCGGTGACCCGGCGGGCGCGGATCTTGCCGCGGTCCGAGATGAACTTCCGCAGCAGGTCGGCGTCCTTCCAGTCCACCTCGGTGATCTTGTTGGCGTGCAACAGGTTCGTCTTGCGCTTGTACGGACGGTCGCGGTTCGGCTTGGCCATCGTGCTCACCAGCTCGACTTCGTGACGCCGGGCAGTTCGCCGTTGTGCGCCATCTGCCGCATCCGGACCCGCGAGAGCCCGAACTTCCGCAGGTAACCGCGCGGGCGGCCGTCCGCGGCGTCGCGATTGCGGATCCGGGTCGCACTGGCGTCGCGCGGCATCGCCTGCAGGGCCGACACGGCGGCGGCCTTCTCCTCCGGCGACGCGGAGGGCGAGGCGATGGTGGCCTTCAGCTCACGGCGCCGTTCGACGTAGCGGGCGGCGACGACCTTGCGCTGCTCGTTCTTGGCGATCTTCGACTTCTTGGCCATCAGCGCTCCTCCTTGAACTCGACGTGCTTGCGCGCGATCGGGTCGTATTTGCGCAGGACCATGCGGTCCGGGTCGTTCCGGCGGTTCTTCTTGGTGACGTAGGTGTAGCCGGTGCCGGCGGTCGAGCGGAGCTTGATGATCGGCCGGATGTCGGTGCTCTTGGCCATCAGAGCTTCACCCCTTTCGCGCGGAGCTCGGCCACGACGGCCTCGATCCCCCGCTTGTCGATGGTCTTCATGCCCTTCACCGAGACCCGCAGCCGGACCCAGCGCCCTTCACTCGGCACGAAGTACCGCTTGGCCTGCAGGTTCGGCTCCCAGCGCCGGGACGTGCGCCGATGCGAATGCGACACCTGCTTCCCGTAACCCGGTTTGCGGCCGGTGACCTGGCACACGGCGGACATATACCCTCCCAAGTTGATATCGGTTGTCGTTTTCATTTACTCTACACAGCCGAACCAGAACGCCCTCGACGCCCCGGAGCTTCAGTGACCGACAACCCCCGTGTGCCCCTCGTCCTGATCAGTGGCCTCGCACCGGGACCGAACGCCGACCTCGCCGAGCGGCTGCGCCTCGCCGAAGCCGGCACCGCCGTGGTGCACCACGACCTGAGGCAGATCCACTCCGGTGTGGTCCGGCGCCGGATCCGGCTCGGCGACCGCGATCAGCTGACGGTTCTCGAACTGGCGCACGGCTGTGTCTCGTGCACCTTGCGCGAAGACCTGTTGCCGTTGCTGCGCAAGCTCTCCCGGATGCCACAGGTGCGGCGGATCGTGGTGCGGCTCGACGAGGCGATGGAGCCCGAGCCGGTCAGCTGGGCTCTGCACAACGTCCTCGTCGGCGAGCGGCCGGTGATCGAGGACGTCGACCTGCGGGCCGTGCTGACGGTCGTCGACTGCGCGGGCTGGCTGGCCGACAGCACCGGCGACGACACACTGGCCGAACGCGACCTGCTGGCCAGCCCGGAGGACGAGCGCACCGTCGCACAGGTCGCGCTGTCCCAGGTCGAGTTCGCCGATCTGCTCGTCCTCGCCGGCGCGGCGACCGACGCCTGGTCCGCGGCGAAGGCCTCGGCCGTACTCGACCGGGTCGCGCCGTCGATCCCCCGCGTCGAACTGTCCTCTGTGGACGGGAAGACCGTGCTCGACGCCGTCCCCGCCGACGCCCGGCGCGGTGAGGTCACCGACATGCACGGGCCGCTGCTGCGCGGCCAGCCGCCGTTGCACACCGACTGCGGGATCGGGCTGCTCACCTTCACCTCGCAGCGCCCGTTCCACCCGGAGCGCCTCCACGACGCGATCGACGTCCTGCTCGACGGCGTCGTCCGCACCCGGGGACGGCTTTGGGTGGCGAGCCAGCCGGACATGGCGCTGTGGATCGAATCCGCGGGCGGCGGTCTCGGCGTCGGGCACGCCGGGCCTTGGCTCGCCGCCCCGGACGGCCCGGACTGGGCCGCCGTCTCCCCCGAACGACGCACCCTCGCGTCCCTGCGCTGGGACCCGCTCTTCGGCGACCGCGCACAGGAACTGGTCGTCGTCACCGATCAGGCCACCCCCGACGAGATCGAAGCCGCCCTCAACGGGGCGCTGCTGACCGAGGAGGAACTCGCCGCCGGTGAGCAGGAATGGCTCCGCTATCCGGATCCGTTCGGCGAGTGGCATGAAGAACCGTGCGAGGACACGGAAACCGACCCCGAGAAGCACGACGTGAACGCGTCGAACCGAAAGGACGAAACGCAGTGAAACCGGGAATCCACCCCGACTACCACCCTGTGGTGTTCAAGGACCTCTCCACCGGGGACGCCTTCCTGACCCGCTCCACCGCCACCTCCGAGCAGACCATCGAGTGGAGCGACGGCAACACCTACCCGCTGGTGAACGTCGAGATCAGCTCGTGGTCGCATCCGTTCTGGACCGGCAACCAGCGGATCATGGACAGCGCCGGCCAGGTCGAGAAGTTCCACCGCCGCTACGGCCGTCGCGGAGGGTCGAAGTAATGGCCGTCCCGA carries:
- the rpsR gene encoding 30S ribosomal protein S18; translation: MSTMAKPNRDRPYKRKTNLLHANKITEVDWKDADLLRKFISDRGKIRARRVTGLTPQQQKQVATAIKNAREMALLPYPNAGR
- a CDS encoding D-Ala-D-Ala carboxypeptidase family metallohydrolase — its product is MRIRFLLPMLALVAGLGTAVATPAAADPGPVAAGKVSVADACYSWGRTLSEGASGEDVRQLQIRVAGYPGYGGVLALDGQFGAGTKAAVTRFQQAYGLAADGIAGPATFSKLYALQDDDCTPINFTYAELNRCNSDWSGGNVPPATAKANALVSMWKLQAMRHAMGDRPIDVNGGFRSVACNNAVGGATNSRHLYGDAVDLGAGSQGFCGLAKQARNHGFAEILGPGYPGHNDHTHVAHRSTRFWSASSCGI
- a CDS encoding ankyrin repeat domain-containing protein, translated to MTENPGQAEEFDPELLELWAKVFGFARSGATAELAAYVDAGVSANLTNDRGDTLVMLAAYHGHAETVAALIERGADPNRENDRGQSPLAGAVFKNEPEVVKALLKGGADATAGEPSAIDAARMFGNTELLALLER
- the mrf gene encoding ribosome hibernation factor-recruiting GTPase MRF encodes the protein MTDNPRVPLVLISGLAPGPNADLAERLRLAEAGTAVVHHDLRQIHSGVVRRRIRLGDRDQLTVLELAHGCVSCTLREDLLPLLRKLSRMPQVRRIVVRLDEAMEPEPVSWALHNVLVGERPVIEDVDLRAVLTVVDCAGWLADSTGDDTLAERDLLASPEDERTVAQVALSQVEFADLLVLAGAATDAWSAAKASAVLDRVAPSIPRVELSSVDGKTVLDAVPADARRGEVTDMHGPLLRGQPPLHTDCGIGLLTFTSQRPFHPERLHDAIDVLLDGVVRTRGRLWVASQPDMALWIESAGGGLGVGHAGPWLAAPDGPDWAAVSPERRTLASLRWDPLFGDRAQELVVVTDQATPDEIEAALNGALLTEEELAAGEQEWLRYPDPFGEWHEEPCEDTETDPEKHDVNASNRKDETQ
- a CDS encoding alpha/beta fold hydrolase, whose protein sequence is MSPASSATAVADLPAPTPGRRRERSSRPIELSGSFTHEGHRLAYTEFGSGDRVVVLTHGIMLTRRMHAPLARRLARAGFRAVTLDLLGHGDSDRPTDSWLYSMPAFAEQTVALLDHLEIDAAVIGGTSLGANVALEVGVAAPERALGLVVEMPVLDNAIVAGLITFAPLLMAARFLPVTVQGVALAAKLVPHGNQWVDVVTDTLSQQPAPMAALLHGVLFGRIAPPKSVRCKIETPALVIGHERDPIHPFGDADTLAADMPAAEFVQARSPVELRFDPTRLTDTIADFSARCHDR
- the rpsN gene encoding 30S ribosomal protein S14, whose product is MAKKSKIAKNEQRKVVAARYVERRRELKATIASPSASPEEKAAAVSALQAMPRDASATRIRNRDAADGRPRGYLRKFGLSRVRMRQMAHNGELPGVTKSSW
- a CDS encoding AMP-binding protein, translated to MSASEAYRTFREARDYLQAHREDYETAYRDFTWPRPAEFNWALDWFDVVAADPANQDRYALWIVEEDGIENRWTYPEMARRSNQVANWLRSLGVASGDRLILMLGNQGELWQTILAAIKLGAVIIPASTLLGPADLTDRVERGAAKHVVIRSVDAHKFENVEGDYTRIAVGEPVEGWRSFVDAYEEADTFTPDGPTAAEDPLLLYFTSGTTAKPKLVQHTQVSYPVGHLSTMYWIGLEPGDVHLNISSPGWAKHAWSNVFAPWNAEATVFLYNYARFDAVSLMAQMERCGITSFCAPPTVWRMLIQADLTVLKTPPSKVVGAGEPLNPEVIDQVEKAWGVTIRDGFGQTESSVQIANTPGQDVVPGSMGRPLPGFTVALVDPVTGERAQEGEICLDLAKRPVGLMAGYADDEERSAAAFANGFYHTGDVGSIDERGYITYVGRTDDVFKASDYRISPFELESVLLEHEAVAEAAVVPAPDPIRLAVPKAYVVLANGHAPTADTAVSILAFCREHLAPYKRIRRLEFTELPKTISGKIRRVELRGRENEADGRPAGEFREEDFPQLKG
- a CDS encoding crotonase/enoyl-CoA hydratase family protein produces the protein MTATADSLPDLVSLKVEIDGHVAEVTLLGPSKGNAMGPDFWRELPIVFRALDADPQVRAVVLTGSGKHFSYGLDLPAMMPSWGEMLGGDALAGPRTKFLDEVRTLQASVSSVAECRKPVIAAISGWCIGGGVDVIAAADIRLASADAKFSVREVKVAIVADLGSLQRLAPIIGEGHLRELALTGKDIDAARAEKIGLVNDVHADQDTLLAEARKLAAEIATNPPLVVQGTKNVLSANTERQVADGLRYVSAWNAAFLPSKDLGEAVQAFLERRAPEFKGE
- the rpmG gene encoding 50S ribosomal protein L33, whose translation is MAKSTDIRPIIKLRSTAGTGYTYVTKKNRRNDPDRMVLRKYDPIARKHVEFKEER
- the cobA gene encoding uroporphyrinogen-III C-methyltransferase, with protein sequence MDDPHYLSGLDLAGRRVVMIGGGTVAQRRLPRLISAGARVELVSPHTTPSVSAMADAGEIVWHERRYTEGDLTDAWYALACTNDPDVNAAVCAEAERARVFCVRADDGDLGSAVTPASGRHGGLLVGVLSGGEPLRSATVRDSVLDGLRAGTVADGRVPDAHDDLPGVALVGGGPGDPELITVRGRRLLARADVVVADRLAPRELLDELAPHVEIVDAAKIPYGRAASQDVINSTLIERAKAGKFVVRLKGGDPYLFGRGFEEVLACAEAGIPVTMVPGITSAFSVPAAADVPVTHRGVAHEVVVVSGHVAPDDEKSLVDWDQLAKMRGTIVLMMGVERLPLFAKALQAGRPGDTPVAIVEDGTMRTQRVLRSTLDKVVEDAAAAGVRPPAVIVFGPVAGLAQPS
- the rpmB gene encoding 50S ribosomal protein L28 → MSAVCQVTGRKPGYGKQVSHSHRRTSRRWEPNLQAKRYFVPSEGRWVRLRVSVKGMKTIDKRGIEAVVAELRAKGVKL
- a CDS encoding GNAT family N-acetyltransferase; this encodes MTVEPAPTRDVGAEELRTGRLRLSRPGPGDLDAIFALHTDPEACAHNPSDLLETRKDAELLLLRWSHQWDRYGFGYWTIRPHDSAETLGFCGVKVVGFRRRPVLNLFYRLFPASWGSGYAGEAATAAVDWARVHRPDDLVIARVRPENVASQRVALRAGLVRAEHLDTPGDDGADWFYVSDTSRYEG
- a CDS encoding type B 50S ribosomal protein L31, whose product is MKPGIHPDYHPVVFKDLSTGDAFLTRSTATSEQTIEWSDGNTYPLVNVEISSWSHPFWTGNQRIMDSAGQVEKFHRRYGRRGGSK